A region from the Triticum aestivum cultivar Chinese Spring chromosome 3D, IWGSC CS RefSeq v2.1, whole genome shotgun sequence genome encodes:
- the LOC123080118 gene encoding protein WVD2-like 7, whose translation MATEVNQTFFAWSQGETTDLGVSEGVSVSQTLNHGSVSFGRFELESLSWEKWSVFSNDKRHEEFVKFNGLVAQKKAYFEEYYKKIRELKASQQQIQQTELTLEYSGDGSDSSQTEDMPAEELETPTGSGTIVYDYVEGAAHETTSEQGMQCYHDHEDEDFRNELSSSNLVSEARISQQTDQDGRKNALGDNSDSADVENAGFGHDGLGAAHENARAPRRNTEKDPRLRYASMIIPKSVKTVAGSPLDRTSVTKTPGSVKPNMITNQKTKTNNVRSSSVASQKMAGAPRTRRITEKEALGVTGVKRPSSAAGRVTSIGEKHPITRATAKKPADVSTPGRPSTAERRPVTRERAQKQAAVATPCRPSTSERRPVDRGSAAKRSDVEGTRRPSTGERPSVTRDSVRTPSKTAASSVAHPKVTSTTVSTLKRPAPLNATTKSTKPEPKSNIRGSKDASTLQSHLTRPARMDLQVAGKQKSSSVNLPARKMLSSSVGEATFARLKKKEGIPATGQSRASASKKTTPLQTGNTKSRAPNPPTPPPPPRRPSRTTSKPTVSGSSVGGRKPKASTTQWH comes from the exons ATGGCGACTGAGGTCAATCAGACTTTTTTTGCGTGGTCACAAGGAGAAACAACTGACCTGGGTGTTTCTGAA GGAGTTTCTGTATCCCAGACACTCAACCATGGTTCCGTATCCTTCGGAAGATTTGAACTTGAGTCACTATCTTGGGAGAAGTGGTCTGTATTTAGTAATGACAAACGCCATGAAGAGTTTGTTAAGTTCAATGGTTTAGTAGCTCAGAAGAAGGCATATTTTGAAGAGTACTACAAGAAGATCAGGGAACTCAAGGCTTCACAGCAGCAAATTCAGCAAACTGAACTCACCTTGGAATACAGTGGTGATGGAAGTGATTCTAGCCAAACAGAAGATATGCCGGCCGAAGAGCTTGAAACTCCCACAGGATCTGGAACAATTGTCTATGATTATGTGGAAGGAGCTGCACATGAGACCACCTCTGAACAGGGCATGCAATGCTATCATGACCATGAAGACGAGGACTTCCGTAACGAACTTTCTTCATCCAATCTTGTTTCAGAAGCCAGAATTTCACAGCAAACCGATCAGGATGGTAGAAAAAATGCTCTTGGTGATAATTCAGATTCGGCCGATGTTGAAAATGCAGGTTTTGGTCACGACGGTCTTGGAGCAGCTCATGAAAATGCAAGGGCTCCTAGAAGAAATACAGAGAAAGACCCCAGACTTAGATATGCTTCCATGATAATACCAAAATCGGTTAAAACTGTTGCGGGCAGTCCTCTGGACCGGACATCTGTTACTAAG ACGCCTGGTTCAGTGAAGCCTAACATGATTACAAACCAGAAGACTAAGACGAACAATGTCCGTAGCTCGAGTGTGGCATCACAGAAGATGGCCGGCGCGCCACGGACTCGCAGGATTACAGAAAAAGAAGCACTCGGGGTTACAGGTGTCAAAAGACCTTCCTCAGCTGCCGGGCGCGTCACTTCTATCGGAGAGAAGCATCCCATCACCAGGGCAACTGCTAAGAAGCCTGCTGATGTCTCCACCCCAGGACGCCCTTCCACTGCTGAAAGACGCCCTGTCACCAGAGAGCGTGCACAGAAGCAAGCTGCTGTCGCCACGCCATGCCGGCCTTCCACCTCTGAAAGACGCCCCGTTGACAGAGGAAGTGCAGCAAAGCGTTCTGATGTTGAGGGTACACGTCGGCCCTCTACAGGAGAAAGACCCTCTGTTACCAGGGATAGTGTGAGAACTCCTAGCAAGACAGCGGCATCAAGTGTGGCACATCCAAAGGTTACATCGACCACTGTG AGCACTCTGAAAAGGCCAGCCCCTCTGAATGCTACTACTAAAAGTACCAAGCCAGAGCCAAAAAG CAATATCAGAGGATCGAAAGATGCTTCAACATTGCAGAGTCACTTAACTAGGCCAGCAAGAATGGACTTGCAAGTGGCTGGCAAACAAAAATCAAG CTCGGTAAACCTGCCAGCAAGGAAAATGCTGAGTTCCAGTGTTGGAGAAGCAACTTTTGCTAGGCTGAAAAAGAAAGAG GGCATTCCGGCGACAGGGCAATCTCGAGCATCCGCATCGAAGAAAACAACTCCTTTGCAGACAGGAAACACCAAGTCCAGGGCACCAAAC CCACCGacaccgccgcctccaccacgTCGTCCGTCGAGAACAACGAGCAAACCAACTGTCAGCGGCTCATCAGTTGGTGGAAGAAAGCCAAA GGCCTCGACAACACAATGGCATTGA
- the LOC123080119 gene encoding uncharacterized protein, translating to MHLSRGAADAVGWSTIGLFVLFAALGLYCIFQSIYFWFRIRKGTLLSLGYFNGPWVTRIALILITIWWGVGEIVRLSFLKRKLFSSLVWQKIACDAYILSNLGFAEPSIFFGFAFLLHGSLQKRELGTLTQRWNLKTIGYMLVFCVPVFFVQALLVFVGPTFVKDENSAQGRRVFAKYFIQTSMPVGDTNVCTYPLFGTIFLGLIDAVLMSYVSYVGSRVLSLVINKALRKRVTWLIMSVLFFLPIRVLLLGFSVMPNPGDKAFEVIVFLSFVMMLSGTTVGILLLVYWPVHDSLALKDAGNREIAEMVPYDDYYYEGSSLVANQSFREIERNSDTSTKRGSISFRTMIREDQLPPDGTDEIGFSSRSGVHIGSSSPAGSSPSAAMPMLPLKEVPRY from the coding sequence ATGCACCTGAGCAGAGGAGCTGCCGATGCAGTCGGTTGGTCGACGATTGGACTGTTTGTTCTCTTTGCTGCTCTGGGCCTCTACTGCATTTTCCAGTCAATCTACTTCTGGTTTCGGATTCGGAAAGGGACCTTGCTCTCACTCGGTTACTTTAATGGTCCCTGGGTGACTCGCATTGCTCTGATTCTGATCACTATTTGGTGGGGAGTAGGGGAAATTGTGAGATTGAGCTTCTTGAAGAGAAAACTGTTCTCCAGCTTAGTATGGCAGAAGATCGCATGTGACGCCTACATTCTCTCCAATCTAGGGTTTGCAGAACCGAGCATCTTCTTTGGCTTTGCTTTCCTCCTGCATGGCTCATTACAGAAGAGGGAGTTGGGCACTTTGACCCAGAGATGGAACTTGAAGACCATTGGCTACATGTTGGTTTTCTGTGTTCCGGTGTTCTTCGTTCAGGCCCTTCTCGTGTTTGTTGGGCCTACATTTGTTAAGGATGAGAACAGTGCACAGGGAAGGAGAGTGTTTGCTAAATACTTCATTCAGACGTCCATGCCAGTTGGGGACACCAATGTTTGCACCTATCCGTTGTTTGGCACCATTTTTCTGGGACTTATCGATGCTGTCCTGATGAGCTATGTCTCCTATGTTGGATCTCGGGTGTTATCCTTGGTCATCAACAAGGCGCTGCGGAAGAGGGTTACGTGGCTGATAATGTCGGTGCTTTTCTTCCTTCCTATCAGGGTGCTTCTTCTAGGGTTCTCAGTGATGCCCAACCCAGGAGATAAAGCATTTGAGGTCATCGTCTTCTTGTCATTCGTGATGATGCTATCCGGCACAACTGTTGGGATACTCTTGCTGGTATACTGGCCTGTCCATGATTCATTGGCACTCAAAGATGCAGGCAACAGGGAGATAGCAGAGATGGTGCCTTATGACGATTACTACTATGAGGGCTCATCGCTTGTGGCCAACCAGAGCTTCCGAGAAATCGAGCGGAACTCTGACACGTCAACAAAGCGTGGCTCCATATCGTTCCGCACAATGATCAGGGAGGACCAGCTTCCGCCGGATGGCACAGATGAAATCGGCTTCTCCTCTCGCAGCGGCGTCCATATTGGATCATCCTCACCTGCAGGTTCTTCACCAAGCGCCGCAATGCCGATGCTGCCTCTCAAGGAGGTCCCTAGATACTAA